The Streptomyces sp. NBC_00236 DNA window CGGCGTCCTCGATGGCCCGCACCAGCGCCGCGCCGACGCCGAGGCCGCGCGCCGCCTTGCTCACGGCGAGCCGGCCGAGCGAGCCGACGGTGGCATCGCCGCCGGTCTTCGCCGCCGCGGCGGAACCGTGCAGCAGTCGTCCGGTGCCGAGCGCCGTGCCGTCCTCGGCGACGGCGATGACGTGCACCGCGTCCGCGTCGTAGGCGTCGTACTCGATCTCCTCGGGCACGTTCTGCTCGCCGACGAAGACGTCCTTGCGGATCCGGAAGCAGGCGGCACGGTCCTGCTCACCGGTGACCGTGCGGGTGGTGTAGGCGGTCATTCGCTCTCTGCCGCAATCCTGTCGAGTGCCTGACGGAGGTCGTCGGGGTAGGTGCTGGAGAACTCCACCCAGCTGCCGTCCGAGGGGTGCTCGAAGCCGAGCCGGACCGCGTGCAGCCACTGCCGGGTCAGGCCCAGCC harbors:
- a CDS encoding GNAT family N-acetyltransferase; the encoded protein is MTAYTTRTVTGEQDRAACFRIRKDVFVGEQNVPEEIEYDAYDADAVHVIAVAEDGTALGTGRLLHGSAAAAKTGGDATVGSLGRLAVSKAARGLGVGAALVRAIEDAARDLGLSAVDLHAQTHALGFYGRLGYVAYGPEFPDAGIPHRAMRRTVDA